cctcgacGTCGTCGCGCCGTCCATCGATGCGCGTGAAGGGTTCCATGGGCACCAGGGCGCTGAAGTGGCCGCGCGTATAGCCCAGTGCTATCGGTGACTTGGTGCAGAAGTTTTGATCCCAGAACAAAGGCAAGTAGACACCTGGAATGCAAGACAAAGAAATTAATGCaatgaaagaaaacaaaagtcgATCGAAATCACCTTCGAATCGCGCATAGCCGATGTCCTCGCCCCGAAAACTCTTCACGTACTTGACGCCGTACACGATGATGGGACGTCGAAGGATGTGCGCCAGCGCAAAGATGTGCAGCTGCTCCAAAGACGATCCCGGTTGGCTGGCCAGCGAGAGAAGTGTGCTCCAATCCTCCTCGAACTGCGAGTCCTCCAGCGTGAAGTGCAGCATCGAAGCCTGCAGCATCTCGTACTCTTTCCAGCGAGTAAAAAACCTACAATAAAATGGCAAAGATGTTAGTTTTGGGTAACTTACATCGGCATacaatgtttaatatttaataaggaaaaacatttttttgtaaatattacaTGATCATAGGTTCTTTGATCacaattgtaaattaatatcATTTCTTGACAGATGAATAAAAAGACGAATGTTTCACTTACACGTGTCCGCACTGGTGCAGTGTATCAGCGAGTGCCCGCCGCAGGATGTTGTCGCGATCGAAGACGCCCCAGGTGGCCTGCATGGCTGAGTCCAGAAGGCAGTCGCCCGCGCTGCGGTTCCACAGGACGAACATCCGGGAGCTGAGGCGAGCAGTGATCTCCAGCGACCAGTTCAGAGCCGGCGGCGGCGTCTCCAGCTGCTTTTGGGCGTCGCGGTCGAGCAGCTCATCGTAGAGCTGTTCCTGTATGGGGATCGGCAGCTCCTCAATCTCGGCGGGGAGGGCGAAGGTGGCGTGCTTTTGCACATAGTGGCAGGGGAGGCCGGACTTGCGCAGGCGCAGGGTATTGGCAAAGTGGCGCCGGATGTCGGCCGCCAAGTCGGGAGCCACGTATGACGGTACGCGCTTGATGCCCGGCCCCGAGCCAGAGATCTGGGCCAGCAGCATGGGCAGCATCTCCTCGCGATGAAACCGAATGGCCAGGTGGATCAGGGTGTGGCCCACGTCGAAGGCCGAGTTGCGGTTGAGAGCGGCGATCTCCGTGCTGGTCAGCGAGCGGGCAGGGTTGCCGCCGCAGGACAGGTATGCCTCCACGGCGCTGTAGTTGTTCTCTACGACGCCCAGGCAGGCGTTCAGCCATTGCCAGTCCACCTGGCGCCGGATTTGACGCTGGCGGCGCTCCTGCCGCTCTTGCAGCGTATCACAGTTGTTGATGGTTTCCGAAGAACCTGGAAGGGGAAATTGATTAGTCAATCATCCCGTCCGAATCCTGATTTCAGCCCTTACCCAGTTGGTAAATGTGCTTCTTATTGAATGAGTTGTTGACGCTGACGGTGTCCAcgttttgttgctgctgctgctgctgctgctgttgctgatgctgatgctccTCCTGGCTGTTTAGGCTAGAGGAGGCGTGCAAGTCGTTCTGCGACCCACTGATCTCCCTCGTCTTGCCGCACATGGAGCACTTGATGCTTCGCGGCCAGTTCTCGTAGGTGCACGACTGGGAAGGATAAATGCTTTCAGTTACTATGGATAGGATAGCCTGCCTGGAACATACGTTACACGCCCACTTGGCCACATAGCACTGCTTATGCTGCGGCGCTGGGACGGctgcggaggaggaggattcCCGCTGCTGCTGAGGCTGCAGCTGGAGCTGCATCTGCTGCTGGTGGGCAGGCTGTCGGTGCTgggactgcgactgcgactggtTGTGGGATGCATTGGCGAGGTTGTTCAGGTGCGTGGCATCGTCGATGCCCGGACTGAGGCTCAAGCGATTCGAGGCCGTGGCCCCGATTAGCTGGGCCGGCTTCTTGGCCAGGTTCTCCTCCGATCCGCTGATGCGAAGGGCTTGCAGTGCCTCCCCTGCGCGTTCCGCATCCGCCTCGTTGTCCCTATTGCCCCGCTCGATGACCACCTCGCCGCCGCGCTTCGTGCAGCACTGGATGCACCGCAGGCTGCGCGGCCAGTTGAGATAGGTGCACACCTTGCAGGGCCACTTTTCGCTGTCCGCCACGTTGCTCTGCCGCGCCTGGTTCGGCGGCTGGAGCGAGTAGCACGTGGACGAGGGCGTGGGCGACATTACGGCCACTTCAACGGCAGCCGCCTCCTCCGTATTGCAGCTGCTGTCCTGCGCCGGACTCAGACTGCAAATGAGTTGAATAATGAGCAAGAGTGGTACGTCAGAGCTCGACAGGATTGCCTTACCGGAAGATGTCCTCGTTGAGCAGCGGCTTTGAAGCCTGGCACATGGTGCATTTTAGCGAGGATGGGTAGTTCTCGTAGGTGCAAATTTCACATTTCCATTTCTGCGCATCGTCTTTGGTATCGCACATCGTTTTGTGCGCGGAGCCAGCCAGAGTGATGCAGTTGCTCTGTTAATGAACGGTGTTGGATGTTAGCTTTGTCTACAAGAATGCAGGGGAAATATATAGTTTACATGGTTATCACAATTAAATTAGGCTCAAAACGTTGGTTCTATAATGGTCAACTTCCAATAGATATCGTTGATTCAATATAATGGATAATATAAAACTAAGATACaagttttcttaaagaaaCAAGCTGGCGACTTACGATATGATATGATAATTTCTTACTGTCCGACCAGAACATTACAAAGCTGTCACAGGAATATTTGAtctaaatgtttatatttacttttgtttttgtgataACCTAGACTCCGCAAATAAGTTTGTTCAATGTTTAACCTCTGTATCTTTTAGCCTGCCTTAGGATATTTAATCCGCTGATGTGGAATACAATTTAACCTGGGTAACGAGGGAAATACTAATAGAAATTATACGTTACACAAACAAAGTGGGATCGGACCACTCTGACCTAAGACCGCCTTGGAAATATGCCACCTGCAAGGGTATTCCCATATTCGGTGCCCGCCACCACCGTTCCCAACTTGTTAATAAGGTCAAACAACGGTTAGCGAAGCAGAGGCAATGTCCTTGACCCTGAGACATAATTCGCAGATACATCCACAGATACATCTGCTTGGCTCGGTTCCCCCAGTGGCGTCACAGTCAACCTTCGGGGGTCTCGGTCCCTGGGATtgaattggattggattgggtCTGGTGCTGGCTATGGTACtggtggtagtggtggtgcCACTACTGGGTCGCTTGCAATTGTTTCTTGTCATTATTCGCTTGTGTATAAATGTATGTATCGCGTGCGATGTACGTGGGTATGTAAGAGGGGGGTGGGGAGAGGGTTTTCGCGCTAGTTTCTTATTGGGATTCTCCCCGTGCCATCCCACAGTACCTGGCGCAGAAATTCGCAAGGCCTTTTGCAGCAGTCCCAGAAAACGCGACTGCGACGGCGTttcaattcgattcgatttaaatatataacacTGGCGCTGTCACAATCACAATAGGGCCAAGAAATCGGCCCGCGAGAGCTATGGTAGCTATATAGGTATTAGTATTGCTATAATCGCGTCAGCCACCCGCGCCCGCAGCAGCGTCGATATAGCCGTCGATCCAATATTGCCAGTAATGCGGGCTGGCAGGCAGGAAAATCACAATTACAAAACAAAGACGAGAAAAACTTTCACTCGATTTTCGATTTGGGGATTTTCTTCAGCAATTTTCTTGCTTATTTTTCAGTTGTAGTTGTTTGGGGAGCGAGACACGATACTGCCCGGACACACTCACAGCGACACACTCACGCACGGCAGCTCTTAGTGCAAGGAATTTGGAATTTGGATTATTTGGAAACAgctaattatttattttttacattattgCGAGGGCAATCATCTGGTTCTCTGTTCGCCTATCGACAGTTATCGGTGCTCCATCCCTGATGGCCAGTGCTGGAAAGGGACTTGGTCAGGTCTAGTGTGACCATATTGATGCCATGGTCCAGTCAAGTTTCACACCCTGCCACAGAATGTTCTGGTATATCTAAAAGATCAAAGGAAGGTCACACCACTGACTAAAATGGCGGGAGCTGTACACGAATTTTATCttgtaaacaatatttttcgATAAAATGGTTAAAGCACAGGCAAAACCGTGCGCCAAGGCATCAGATGTGAAGGCCGCAACAAGACGCTATCGTCTGCGTGGTAAAAAACTGTCGGAGGAAGCTATTTTGGAAACCCTATCGGAGCCACACTTCCCGCTAAGAAAATGCGTGGTAAAAATAAGGCGCACCAAATTCGCGGAGAATGCCCTGCCTGGTGGATTGCAAAATGTTCCGCCCGATGTGGATACAAGCGCTTTTCAGCCGGCTCGCAATTCGACGATGTACGTTCCACAGAAAGTACAGATTGAAAAGAAACCCAAGTTTAGCAAGAAGGAGGTAGCAGGTAAGTGGATTTTATCAGCCGGATAGAgtagttttctttaaaactgCCTTTTACAGGTCCACCCTCTGACAAACCTCCACAGGATATGTCAAACGCAAAACCATCGCGCTTCTTTCACAGGGATCAGCCACCCACAAGGACCAGATCATCGGTGACCCGCAATGTCTTCGACTTCCTCTCGCAGTCCCAGATCGAAGATGACAATGGCAGGGAGGATCCCGCAGCAGACATAGTTAAGCGCATGGTAAAGGACGGCAAGGCCTGCGTGATGGTGCGCTCAGCCAAATCGGGAAAAACAAGGGCCAAGCcgatgaaaaagaaaataagacCTGTAGGCAAGCGAAAAAAGGTTTCGCTGAAAGACGTGGAGCCCGAGCCAGTCCAGATTGTTCCCAAAGTCAATGAACTGCGCATGCAGAAGCCTTCTTGCCCATTGTCGCCCATTTACGAACCGGAAGACGACTCGAGAATTGATGCGGAGCGAGGGTACATGGAGCCCACTGAGGTGCCCGTTCAGGTGCATGTCCAGCCGAGCCCTTCCAAGCAAGCCCACGATGGCGCTTACAGCAATTTGGCCCGATCCGCAATGCTAAATCAGACGCATACGCAGAACCCGCAAAACTCGAAGGACAGACGTCGAGAGCTGATTAACATGGCACGTCAGTTGGTGAGCACGCCAATGGTTCACAAGGTTAATCCGGCACCAGATGCAAATATCTCAGCTGTTGCAATATCGCCTATTACCCGCCCATCTCCAACAGCCGGGAGTCCATCGGGTGGGGCATCCCCTTGGCGCGTTTCCGACGATTCACCTATGCCTAACACTTTCATGTTCGGCTTCAACACCTCCCAGCTGCCGTCGTACTCCAGTGATCATGTGCGGCGAAGGCATGTCTATGTGCCGGACGTACAAGCGGAGCAAACTAAAGAGCCCGTTCACGAGGAATCCATTTGTCCGGCTTTGCACGAGCAAAGTCATGGCTCAAATGCAAACGACTCGAACGAGGAGAATCGCCCTCCTCCCACAgccaacaaaacaacaactttCAATAATCAGGAAAATGCTGTCAACGCGGAGGAAGCGGAGAACTTTGTGCACCTGCCGAATCCACGAAGAACTCTGCAAAAGCGCACGCCCTTTAAGGATATTAACATCCTAGATGTGGTGGTGTTGCCATCATGGAAGAAGAATCTGCCGACCACTCCTTCGAAAGAAGTCTCTTCCACCAGAGTGTCCAATAAACCAGCAGCAATTGCATCGCCAGCACATCGCACTCAAACGCGGGCGAATCTCTTTGGTTTTGACGAGATTTTGCCATGTGAAAATACACCGAGCAAATCCACGGAGCCACAAATTGTGTCGACCACTCCCTCGAATGAAAAATCTTCCACTATTACTTATCCAGTGCCGACCGCTTCTCCAGCGAACCGCAGTCAAACGCAGACAAACCTTTTCGGAAACGATGAAATTCTGCCTTTTGAAGATATTCctagaaaacaaaagaaaacactGGCATCTAATTCAAAAAATCTCTTTGGCTTTGAGGAATTCATCACAGAGAACGAAGATGTAGCATCTGCTTCTACTGTTCTGAGTCAAAACGTAACCCTGCATGAAAAACTTCATCGTCTGGGCGAACTGCGACCCAGCGATAAGGAGCTACCAGAGGTATCAACCACCTCCACGCGTGGCAACTACCTAGAGGGATGGGCATCAAAGCAGCGAGATATCAGAGACGTGTTTTGCTCCACGATGATTTCGGTGCCAAAGCCGCGAAAACGACAAGCTGCACTGGCTGCAGAAGAGACCATAGGATTGTTTAAGGAAAACGAGACCGACCCGGAAAAAACATTCGACGATAAGGTAAGGCTAAGGTTATAAGTTTAATTCAGCTCCAGGCAGACATTCACATTGCAAAATCAATGTGGATACTCACCAATTGGCGCTATATTAATACCAACCTGGACACTACTGTGTTTCAGTTGAGTCAACAGCCCATCTTTGACGGTAGTAAACAGCttacacaaaaattatttagataACTAAGTCTTAATTAAGCTCCAGAAAGTATCGACATTGCAAAATCAATGTGGATAGTGACCAATTGGCGCTAAAATTGACACTAAACTGGGACATGTTACCGATCTCAGTTGAGCCAACAGGGCCGCAAAGATTTAAGCCTGTCTTTGTACGGTAGTAAACAGCTCacacaaaaattattcaaataatgAAGTCTTCAGAAAGTCTTACGAAATGAAAGtttatattcaaattgaaaaactatATTCTACAAACCTACTTTCCTTGAAATTACCTtgaaaactttattaattaattcaattttagcAACCAAGGCGAACCTATGTAAAAGAGCTACCCCAGCGCAAGCGGAAGAAGCGAGTACAGCTGCTGTACATCGAGAGTGAATctgaggacgaggacgagcaGGACTCGCACGAAATAAGCTTTGGTTCTCCGCAGAAAAAGCAGCCACAGAACAAACGACCGCGAAGGGATATTGAACATGAGGCTAAATTGAAGGAGTTTATTACCAGTTTTAACAAGGAGTGTGAGGAAGTTGAAAAATTCCCAGTGATAATTGAATAATCACATtgcctgtttttttttttatacttttgttATGCAGCAGTTTAGGGGAAAACATGGtcgatttaattttagcttgctttcgtttttttaatCACTTGTAAATCtactttttggttttctaaaaataaaaattgcgtTTACTGGAAAATATCTAGAGACAAACATTCTAAAATGTATCACTGTAAAAATATGATAACCTTAAAAGTGTCTTCAGAACACTTTATGCAATCCTAGTTTGTAATTTTACTAGACTATCTATTACTAAGAGCATGGTTCGGGTGGGGCTTCTAGAGTTCGCTATTATGAACAATTATATAGCCTATACATAAATATccataataatttaaaatataagcatTGGAATACACATGTAACACAATCAGTTTAGTACCTTTagtaatcttaaaaataaaccagtATTCTTTACACCTAACTGACATCATTCTTGGATCGGATGTAATTTGGGGTATATAATTACCTAGCACTGAAGAGGTCATATTCACATTGCAGCGAAGCTATGTTTAAAATACCCAATGAAAatgcaattcaattttatatCATACATAATTTCCATAGGGTggacttatttttattgtttatttcttCAAATTTCTATTGAATCGATAGCGATAAATATACATGTGCATAAGTCATACTTTAGAAAacatactttatttaaaagtttaataattaaaacataggCTTCCTAATACCTAATTGGCCGTTTTCTTGGTTACATTTGTTGTTTGGAAACTTCATATTTTTACTACAAGGTTGGGGCAAGCCAGACCGTCAGTTTCGCGCCAATCGCTTTGCATAATGTTAAGTGACAATTGTtcaaattcgaaaaaaatgtataacaatATAAATCCAAAATGGGAATGGTATGGTTAAATATGACAAGTCAGAACtcaaaaaatctaaaattaattaagaaatgAATTTGAAGCTTATACACAAAGGAAAGTATTCCAGTCGCTTATACAAATCCAAAGTTTTTGGATTTAATGGCCATCAGCATTTTACTGCGTAAAATCGACTTGCTGGAGTACAGGGGGATATACAGCCGGGATATACACGTATTCGCAGTTGGTAGATGAGAGTCATCCGCAGGTCTTATGGTGACAGATGGCAATGGTTGGAATCCCTCTTCCGAAGCTGGCAGCGCAGGCGATCCGGTCCAGAAATACACCTTAAGaattgcatattttaaaaattgtttttcaaactGAGGACACAAGAAGGAAACTTACCAAATCTTGACGTTccaaaatatt
This genomic window from Drosophila gunungcola strain Sukarami chromosome 3R, Dgunungcola_SK_2, whole genome shotgun sequence contains:
- the LOC128251783 gene encoding ubiquitin thioesterase trabid: MCDTKDDAQKWKCEICTYENYPSSLKCTMCQASKPLLNEDIFRLSPAQDSSCNTEEAAAVEVAVMSPTPSSTCYSLQPPNQARQSNVADSEKWPCKVCTYLNWPRSLRCIQCCTKRGGEVVIERGNRDNEADAERAGEALQALRISGSEENLAKKPAQLIGATASNRLSLSPGIDDATHLNNLANASHNQSQSQSQHRQPAHQQQMQLQLQPQQQRESSSSAAVPAPQHKQCYVAKWACNSCTYENWPRSIKCSMCGKTREISGSQNDLHASSSLNSQEEHQHQQQQQQQQQQQNVDTVSVNNSFNKKHIYQLGSSETINNCDTLQERQERRQRQIRRQVDWQWLNACLGVVENNYSAVEAYLSCGGNPARSLTSTEIAALNRNSAFDVGHTLIHLAIRFHREEMLPMLLAQISGSGPGIKRVPSYVAPDLAADIRRHFANTLRLRKSGLPCHYVQKHATFALPAEIEELPIPIQEQLYDELLDRDAQKQLETPPPALNWSLEITARLSSRMFVLWNRSAGDCLLDSAMQATWGVFDRDNILRRALADTLHQCGHVFFTRWKEYEMLQASMLHFTLEDSQFEEDWSTLLSLASQPGSSLEQLHIFALAHILRRPIIVYGVKYVKSFRGEDIGYARFEGVYLPLFWDQNFCTKSPIALGYTRGHFSALVPMEPFTRIDGRRDDVEDVTYLPLMDCELKLLPIHFLTQSEVGNEESMMRHWLDVCVTDGGLLVAQQKLSKRPLLVAQMLEEWLNHYRRIAQVITAPFIRRPQITHYSSDGDSDEE
- the LOC128251782 gene encoding protein dalmatian, whose amino-acid sequence is MVKAQAKPCAKASDVKAATRRYRLRGKKLSEEAILETLSEPHFPLRKCVVKIRRTKFAENALPGGLQNVPPDVDTSAFQPARNSTMYVPQKVQIEKKPKFSKKEVAGPPSDKPPQDMSNAKPSRFFHRDQPPTRTRSSVTRNVFDFLSQSQIEDDNGREDPAADIVKRMVKDGKACVMVRSAKSGKTRAKPMKKKIRPVGKRKKVSLKDVEPEPVQIVPKVNELRMQKPSCPLSPIYEPEDDSRIDAERGYMEPTEVPVQVHVQPSPSKQAHDGAYSNLARSAMLNQTHTQNPQNSKDRRRELINMARQLVSTPMVHKVNPAPDANISAVAISPITRPSPTAGSPSGGASPWRVSDDSPMPNTFMFGFNTSQLPSYSSDHVRRRHVYVPDVQAEQTKEPVHEESICPALHEQSHGSNANDSNEENRPPPTANKTTTFNNQENAVNAEEAENFVHLPNPRRTLQKRTPFKDINILDVVVLPSWKKNLPTTPSKEVSSTRVSNKPAAIASPAHRTQTRANLFGFDEILPCENTPSKSTEPQIVSTTPSNEKSSTITYPVPTASPANRSQTQTNLFGNDEILPFEDIPRKQKKTLASNSKNLFGFEEFITENEDVASASTVLSQNVTLHEKLHRLGELRPSDKELPEVSTTSTRGNYLEGWASKQRDIRDVFCSTMISVPKPRKRQAALAAEETIGLFKENETDPEKTFDDKQPRRTYVKELPQRKRKKRVQLLYIESESEDEDEQDSHEISFGSPQKKQPQNKRPRRDIEHEAKLKEFITSFNKECEEVEKFPVIIE